One Oncorhynchus keta strain PuntledgeMale-10-30-2019 chromosome 11, Oket_V2, whole genome shotgun sequence DNA window includes the following coding sequences:
- the LOC118390426 gene encoding tyrosine-protein kinase receptor UFO-like isoform X3 — MATVGRKDLMSQEGVIQLEGIPHFSVEPHDMTVVANVSLSLQCMAHGPPEPVRIIWLQNGGPLNTLQDPVSHSPSTRNFTGLNHTSSFSCEAHNSKGVATSASGTVTVVPSQAHEVQAVEVTISSLLISWEPGFGGVYPVSVCSIQAAPSGPDRTALLNHLVHNQNVNVPPARHLIPDLEPYSSYDVRVACRSSQGASPWTPWVTLRTSEGVPEAAPDNVSGLFNGTEVIVSWTKPPGRLNGQILGYRVEYRTPNKSKAVLESVQSSELAIPLSSLLDSVSLSVSACTVAGCGPWSPVQTLKQKQPDLSPHQEFSWHWWYVIMGIAVGLALIGFIMVYAIILRRRETCFGKTFDPMRNGGGDFVVRYSARRTYNHQSNEATLNSLVISDELKHKLQDVMVDRHKLTLGKTLGEGEFGSVMEGLLVHEETVLKVAVKTMKISICTRTEMEDFLREAACMKEFDHPNVMRLLGVCLQTVERGGYPSPVVILPCMKHGDLHSFLLYSRLGDSPLSLPSQMLVKFMTDVARGMEYLSDKRFIHRDLAARNCMLNENMTVCVADFGLSKKIYNGDYYRQGRISKMPVKWIAIESLADRVYTTKSDVWSFGVTMWEIATRGQTPYPGVENSEIYDYLRQGNRLKQPPSCLDTIYSLMFSCWLLSPKDRPGFPSLRCDLEKALEEMPEQEEADDLLYVNMEEPSGSLSGAVGGWEPFGLPHPSYQKNMGPLETAQVHHHHADRYVLCPQREAQPYLNDSIDSLSWMASSSSPTLQLQASCSSSPTSSLLLDGQDNREGEGWDRRVFRK, encoded by the exons ATGGCAACAGTGGGGCGGAAGGACTTGATGTCTCAGGAAGGGGTCATTCAGCTAGAAG GAATCCCTCATTTCTCAGTGGAGCCTCATGACATGACAGTAGTGGCTAATGTTAGCCTCAGCCTGCAGTGTATGGCCCATGGGCCTCCAGAACCTGTCAGGATCATCTGGCTGCAGAATGGAGGACCGCTCAACACGCTTCAGGACCCTGTATCCCACTCGCCCTCCACTCGCAACTTCACAG GCCTCAACCATACAAGCAGCTTCTCCTGTGAAGCCCACAACAGTAAAGGTGTGGCTACCTCAGCCTCGGGAACAGTGACAG TGGTTCCCTCCCAGGCACATGAAGTCCAGGCTGTAGAGGTTACCATCTCTTCCCTGCTGATCTCCTGGGAGCCTGGCTTTGGAGGGGTGTATCCTGTCTCTGTGTGCTCTATACAGGCAGCCCCATCTGGTCCTGACCGCACTGCATTGCTTAATCACCTGGTCCACAACCAGAATGTAAATGTACCACCTGCCCGACACCTGATCCCAGACCTGGAGCCCTACTCCTCCTATGACGTGAGGGTGGCTTGCCGTAGCAGTCAAGGTGCTTCCCCCTGGACACCATGGGTAACACTGCGCACATCTGAAGGAG TACCAGAGGCAGCACCAGACAATGTGAGTGGACTGTTTAATGGAACAGAGGTTATTGTCAGCTGGACCAAGCCACCAGGCAGACTGAATGGCCAGATACTAGGGTACAGAGTGGAGTACAGAACCCCTAACAAGTCCAAG gctgttctggagtcAGTTCAGTCCTCTGAGCTAGCTATCCCGCTCTCCAGCCTCCTGGACAGTGTGTCCCTGAGTGTGAGTGCCTGTACTGTGGCAGGGTGTGGCCCCTGGAGCCCTGTCCAAACCCTCAAACAGAAACAGCCTG ATCTCTCCCCACATCAGGAATTTTCCTGGCATTGGTGGTATGTGATCATGGGGATTGCTGTCGGTCTGGCCTTGATAGGGTTCATCATGGTGTATGCAATCATATTGCGTCGAAGAGAGACATGCTTTGG GAAAACATTTGACCCCATGAGAAACGGCGGTGGGGACTTCGTAGTAAGATACAGCGCCCGACGCACCTACAATCACCAGTCGAATGAAGCCACAC TGAACAGCCTGGTGATCAGTGACGAGTTGAAGCACAAGTTGCAGGATGTGATGGTGGACCGACACAAGCTGACCCTGGGCAAGACCCTCGGCGAGG GGGAGTTTGGCTCCGTCATGGAAGGGCTTCTGGTGCATGAAGAGACTGTCCTCAAAGTGGCTGTGAAGACCATGAAGA TTTCCATCTGCACTCGCACCGAGATGGAGGACTTCCTCAGGGAGGCTGCTTGTATGAAGGAGTTTGACCACCCCAACGTCATGAGACTCCTCG GAGTGTGTCTGCAGACGGTAGAGAGGGGAGGCTACCCATCCCCTGTCGTCATCCTGCCTTGTATGAAACACGGGGACCTGCACAGTTTCCTGCTCTACTCTCGACTCGGGGACAGTCCTTTG TCCCTGCCGTCTCAGATGTTGGTGAAGTTCATGACAGACGTCGCACGGGGAATGGAGTACCTGAGCGACAAGAGGTTCATCCATAGAGACCTGGCAGCGCGAAACTGCAT GCTGAACGAgaatatgactgtgtgtgtggctgatttTGGCCTATCTAAGAAGATCTATAATGGAGACTACTATAGACAAGGACGCATTTCAAAGATGCCAGTAAAATGGATCGCCATCGAGAGCCTGGCAGACCGAGTGTACACCACCAAGAGTGATGTG TGGTCGTTTGGAGTGACTATGTGGGAGATAGCCACTCGGGGACAGACGCCCTACCCTGGAGTGGAAAACAGTGAGATCTACGACTACCTTAGACAGGGCAACCGCCTCAAGCAGCCCCCTAGCTGCCTGGACACCAT ctactcCCTGATGTTCTCCTGCTGGCTACTGAGTCCTAAGGACCGCCCGGGGTTCCCCTCCCTGCGCTGTGACCTGGAGAAAGCACTGGAGGAGATGCCCGAGCAGGAGGAGGCTGATGACCTGCTCTACGTCAACATGGAGGAGCCCTCAGGCTCTCTGTCGGGGGCCGTGGGGGGCTGGGAGCCTTTTGGACTGCCTCACCCGTCCTACCAGAAGAACATGGGCCCTCTGGAAACCGCCCAGGTGCATCATCATCATGCTGATCGCTATGTACTCTGCCCTCAGCGCGAGGCCCAGCCCTATCTCAATGACTCTATTGACAGCCTGAGCTGGATGGCCTCCTCATCAAGCCCCACCCTGCAGCTCCaggcctcctgctcctcctcccccacctcctctctattGCTGGACGGGCAGgacaacagggaaggagaaggaTGGGACCGGAGGGTCTTCAGGAAGTGA
- the LOC118390426 gene encoding tyrosine-protein kinase receptor UFO-like isoform X1, protein MKGSRGCLPLFVLLLMGIIGTVVPVPVFQFVKSPANVTSSLGKPVQVLCTLQGDGGGEEPPDVVWFRDGQSLDYADTNQVQVPVTEGSWLTLSELRIDHVKLSDIGRYRCMATVGRKDLMSQEGVIQLEGIPHFSVEPHDMTVVANVSLSLQCMAHGPPEPVRIIWLQNGGPLNTLQDPVSHSPSTRNFTGLNHTSSFSCEAHNSKGVATSASGTVTVVPSQAHEVQAVEVTISSLLISWEPGFGGVYPVSVCSIQAAPSGPDRTALLNHLVHNQNVNVPPARHLIPDLEPYSSYDVRVACRSSQGASPWTPWVTLRTSEGVPEAAPDNVSGLFNGTEVIVSWTKPPGRLNGQILGYRVEYRTPNKSKAVLESVQSSELAIPLSSLLDSVSLSVSACTVAGCGPWSPVQTLKQKQPDLSPHQEFSWHWWYVIMGIAVGLALIGFIMVYAIILRRRETCFGKTFDPMRNGGGDFVVRYSARRTYNHQSNEATLNSLVISDELKHKLQDVMVDRHKLTLGKTLGEGEFGSVMEGLLVHEETVLKVAVKTMKISICTRTEMEDFLREAACMKEFDHPNVMRLLGVCLQTVERGGYPSPVVILPCMKHGDLHSFLLYSRLGDSPLSLPSQMLVKFMTDVARGMEYLSDKRFIHRDLAARNCMLNENMTVCVADFGLSKKIYNGDYYRQGRISKMPVKWIAIESLADRVYTTKSDVWSFGVTMWEIATRGQTPYPGVENSEIYDYLRQGNRLKQPPSCLDTIYSLMFSCWLLSPKDRPGFPSLRCDLEKALEEMPEQEEADDLLYVNMEEPSGSLSGAVGGWEPFGLPHPSYQKNMGPLETAQVHHHHADRYVLCPQREAQPYLNDSIDSLSWMASSSSPTLQLQASCSSSPTSSLLLDGQDNREGEGWDRRVFRK, encoded by the exons ATGAAGGGCAGCAGAGGGTGTTTGCCGTTATTTGTTCTTTTGTTGATGGGTATAATAGGTACAGTGGTCCCTGTGCCAG TGTTTCAGTTTGTGAAGAGCCCAGCCAATGTAACCTCATCCCTGGGTAAGCCGGTGCAGGTGCTCTGTACTCTCcagggagatggaggtggagaggaacCTCCGGATGTGGTGTGGTTTAGGGACGGTCAATCCCTGGATTACGCTGACACCAATCAAGTCCAAGTGCCTGTCACTGAAGGAAGTTGGCTGACCCTCAGTGAACTCAG AATTGATCATGTGAAACTGTCAGACATTGGGAGATACCGTTGCATGGCAACAGTGGGGCGGAAGGACTTGATGTCTCAGGAAGGGGTCATTCAGCTAGAAG GAATCCCTCATTTCTCAGTGGAGCCTCATGACATGACAGTAGTGGCTAATGTTAGCCTCAGCCTGCAGTGTATGGCCCATGGGCCTCCAGAACCTGTCAGGATCATCTGGCTGCAGAATGGAGGACCGCTCAACACGCTTCAGGACCCTGTATCCCACTCGCCCTCCACTCGCAACTTCACAG GCCTCAACCATACAAGCAGCTTCTCCTGTGAAGCCCACAACAGTAAAGGTGTGGCTACCTCAGCCTCGGGAACAGTGACAG TGGTTCCCTCCCAGGCACATGAAGTCCAGGCTGTAGAGGTTACCATCTCTTCCCTGCTGATCTCCTGGGAGCCTGGCTTTGGAGGGGTGTATCCTGTCTCTGTGTGCTCTATACAGGCAGCCCCATCTGGTCCTGACCGCACTGCATTGCTTAATCACCTGGTCCACAACCAGAATGTAAATGTACCACCTGCCCGACACCTGATCCCAGACCTGGAGCCCTACTCCTCCTATGACGTGAGGGTGGCTTGCCGTAGCAGTCAAGGTGCTTCCCCCTGGACACCATGGGTAACACTGCGCACATCTGAAGGAG TACCAGAGGCAGCACCAGACAATGTGAGTGGACTGTTTAATGGAACAGAGGTTATTGTCAGCTGGACCAAGCCACCAGGCAGACTGAATGGCCAGATACTAGGGTACAGAGTGGAGTACAGAACCCCTAACAAGTCCAAG gctgttctggagtcAGTTCAGTCCTCTGAGCTAGCTATCCCGCTCTCCAGCCTCCTGGACAGTGTGTCCCTGAGTGTGAGTGCCTGTACTGTGGCAGGGTGTGGCCCCTGGAGCCCTGTCCAAACCCTCAAACAGAAACAGCCTG ATCTCTCCCCACATCAGGAATTTTCCTGGCATTGGTGGTATGTGATCATGGGGATTGCTGTCGGTCTGGCCTTGATAGGGTTCATCATGGTGTATGCAATCATATTGCGTCGAAGAGAGACATGCTTTGG GAAAACATTTGACCCCATGAGAAACGGCGGTGGGGACTTCGTAGTAAGATACAGCGCCCGACGCACCTACAATCACCAGTCGAATGAAGCCACAC TGAACAGCCTGGTGATCAGTGACGAGTTGAAGCACAAGTTGCAGGATGTGATGGTGGACCGACACAAGCTGACCCTGGGCAAGACCCTCGGCGAGG GGGAGTTTGGCTCCGTCATGGAAGGGCTTCTGGTGCATGAAGAGACTGTCCTCAAAGTGGCTGTGAAGACCATGAAGA TTTCCATCTGCACTCGCACCGAGATGGAGGACTTCCTCAGGGAGGCTGCTTGTATGAAGGAGTTTGACCACCCCAACGTCATGAGACTCCTCG GAGTGTGTCTGCAGACGGTAGAGAGGGGAGGCTACCCATCCCCTGTCGTCATCCTGCCTTGTATGAAACACGGGGACCTGCACAGTTTCCTGCTCTACTCTCGACTCGGGGACAGTCCTTTG TCCCTGCCGTCTCAGATGTTGGTGAAGTTCATGACAGACGTCGCACGGGGAATGGAGTACCTGAGCGACAAGAGGTTCATCCATAGAGACCTGGCAGCGCGAAACTGCAT GCTGAACGAgaatatgactgtgtgtgtggctgatttTGGCCTATCTAAGAAGATCTATAATGGAGACTACTATAGACAAGGACGCATTTCAAAGATGCCAGTAAAATGGATCGCCATCGAGAGCCTGGCAGACCGAGTGTACACCACCAAGAGTGATGTG TGGTCGTTTGGAGTGACTATGTGGGAGATAGCCACTCGGGGACAGACGCCCTACCCTGGAGTGGAAAACAGTGAGATCTACGACTACCTTAGACAGGGCAACCGCCTCAAGCAGCCCCCTAGCTGCCTGGACACCAT ctactcCCTGATGTTCTCCTGCTGGCTACTGAGTCCTAAGGACCGCCCGGGGTTCCCCTCCCTGCGCTGTGACCTGGAGAAAGCACTGGAGGAGATGCCCGAGCAGGAGGAGGCTGATGACCTGCTCTACGTCAACATGGAGGAGCCCTCAGGCTCTCTGTCGGGGGCCGTGGGGGGCTGGGAGCCTTTTGGACTGCCTCACCCGTCCTACCAGAAGAACATGGGCCCTCTGGAAACCGCCCAGGTGCATCATCATCATGCTGATCGCTATGTACTCTGCCCTCAGCGCGAGGCCCAGCCCTATCTCAATGACTCTATTGACAGCCTGAGCTGGATGGCCTCCTCATCAAGCCCCACCCTGCAGCTCCaggcctcctgctcctcctcccccacctcctctctattGCTGGACGGGCAGgacaacagggaaggagaaggaTGGGACCGGAGGGTCTTCAGGAAGTGA
- the LOC118390426 gene encoding tyrosine-protein kinase receptor UFO-like isoform X2, with amino-acid sequence MRPPEDWNYPGRIICVSSSMHGYTVFQFVKSPANVTSSLGKPVQVLCTLQGDGGGEEPPDVVWFRDGQSLDYADTNQVQVPVTEGSWLTLSELRIDHVKLSDIGRYRCMATVGRKDLMSQEGVIQLEGIPHFSVEPHDMTVVANVSLSLQCMAHGPPEPVRIIWLQNGGPLNTLQDPVSHSPSTRNFTGLNHTSSFSCEAHNSKGVATSASGTVTVVPSQAHEVQAVEVTISSLLISWEPGFGGVYPVSVCSIQAAPSGPDRTALLNHLVHNQNVNVPPARHLIPDLEPYSSYDVRVACRSSQGASPWTPWVTLRTSEGVPEAAPDNVSGLFNGTEVIVSWTKPPGRLNGQILGYRVEYRTPNKSKAVLESVQSSELAIPLSSLLDSVSLSVSACTVAGCGPWSPVQTLKQKQPDLSPHQEFSWHWWYVIMGIAVGLALIGFIMVYAIILRRRETCFGKTFDPMRNGGGDFVVRYSARRTYNHQSNEATLNSLVISDELKHKLQDVMVDRHKLTLGKTLGEGEFGSVMEGLLVHEETVLKVAVKTMKISICTRTEMEDFLREAACMKEFDHPNVMRLLGVCLQTVERGGYPSPVVILPCMKHGDLHSFLLYSRLGDSPLSLPSQMLVKFMTDVARGMEYLSDKRFIHRDLAARNCMLNENMTVCVADFGLSKKIYNGDYYRQGRISKMPVKWIAIESLADRVYTTKSDVWSFGVTMWEIATRGQTPYPGVENSEIYDYLRQGNRLKQPPSCLDTIYSLMFSCWLLSPKDRPGFPSLRCDLEKALEEMPEQEEADDLLYVNMEEPSGSLSGAVGGWEPFGLPHPSYQKNMGPLETAQVHHHHADRYVLCPQREAQPYLNDSIDSLSWMASSSSPTLQLQASCSSSPTSSLLLDGQDNREGEGWDRRVFRK; translated from the exons TGTTTCAGTTTGTGAAGAGCCCAGCCAATGTAACCTCATCCCTGGGTAAGCCGGTGCAGGTGCTCTGTACTCTCcagggagatggaggtggagaggaacCTCCGGATGTGGTGTGGTTTAGGGACGGTCAATCCCTGGATTACGCTGACACCAATCAAGTCCAAGTGCCTGTCACTGAAGGAAGTTGGCTGACCCTCAGTGAACTCAG AATTGATCATGTGAAACTGTCAGACATTGGGAGATACCGTTGCATGGCAACAGTGGGGCGGAAGGACTTGATGTCTCAGGAAGGGGTCATTCAGCTAGAAG GAATCCCTCATTTCTCAGTGGAGCCTCATGACATGACAGTAGTGGCTAATGTTAGCCTCAGCCTGCAGTGTATGGCCCATGGGCCTCCAGAACCTGTCAGGATCATCTGGCTGCAGAATGGAGGACCGCTCAACACGCTTCAGGACCCTGTATCCCACTCGCCCTCCACTCGCAACTTCACAG GCCTCAACCATACAAGCAGCTTCTCCTGTGAAGCCCACAACAGTAAAGGTGTGGCTACCTCAGCCTCGGGAACAGTGACAG TGGTTCCCTCCCAGGCACATGAAGTCCAGGCTGTAGAGGTTACCATCTCTTCCCTGCTGATCTCCTGGGAGCCTGGCTTTGGAGGGGTGTATCCTGTCTCTGTGTGCTCTATACAGGCAGCCCCATCTGGTCCTGACCGCACTGCATTGCTTAATCACCTGGTCCACAACCAGAATGTAAATGTACCACCTGCCCGACACCTGATCCCAGACCTGGAGCCCTACTCCTCCTATGACGTGAGGGTGGCTTGCCGTAGCAGTCAAGGTGCTTCCCCCTGGACACCATGGGTAACACTGCGCACATCTGAAGGAG TACCAGAGGCAGCACCAGACAATGTGAGTGGACTGTTTAATGGAACAGAGGTTATTGTCAGCTGGACCAAGCCACCAGGCAGACTGAATGGCCAGATACTAGGGTACAGAGTGGAGTACAGAACCCCTAACAAGTCCAAG gctgttctggagtcAGTTCAGTCCTCTGAGCTAGCTATCCCGCTCTCCAGCCTCCTGGACAGTGTGTCCCTGAGTGTGAGTGCCTGTACTGTGGCAGGGTGTGGCCCCTGGAGCCCTGTCCAAACCCTCAAACAGAAACAGCCTG ATCTCTCCCCACATCAGGAATTTTCCTGGCATTGGTGGTATGTGATCATGGGGATTGCTGTCGGTCTGGCCTTGATAGGGTTCATCATGGTGTATGCAATCATATTGCGTCGAAGAGAGACATGCTTTGG GAAAACATTTGACCCCATGAGAAACGGCGGTGGGGACTTCGTAGTAAGATACAGCGCCCGACGCACCTACAATCACCAGTCGAATGAAGCCACAC TGAACAGCCTGGTGATCAGTGACGAGTTGAAGCACAAGTTGCAGGATGTGATGGTGGACCGACACAAGCTGACCCTGGGCAAGACCCTCGGCGAGG GGGAGTTTGGCTCCGTCATGGAAGGGCTTCTGGTGCATGAAGAGACTGTCCTCAAAGTGGCTGTGAAGACCATGAAGA TTTCCATCTGCACTCGCACCGAGATGGAGGACTTCCTCAGGGAGGCTGCTTGTATGAAGGAGTTTGACCACCCCAACGTCATGAGACTCCTCG GAGTGTGTCTGCAGACGGTAGAGAGGGGAGGCTACCCATCCCCTGTCGTCATCCTGCCTTGTATGAAACACGGGGACCTGCACAGTTTCCTGCTCTACTCTCGACTCGGGGACAGTCCTTTG TCCCTGCCGTCTCAGATGTTGGTGAAGTTCATGACAGACGTCGCACGGGGAATGGAGTACCTGAGCGACAAGAGGTTCATCCATAGAGACCTGGCAGCGCGAAACTGCAT GCTGAACGAgaatatgactgtgtgtgtggctgatttTGGCCTATCTAAGAAGATCTATAATGGAGACTACTATAGACAAGGACGCATTTCAAAGATGCCAGTAAAATGGATCGCCATCGAGAGCCTGGCAGACCGAGTGTACACCACCAAGAGTGATGTG TGGTCGTTTGGAGTGACTATGTGGGAGATAGCCACTCGGGGACAGACGCCCTACCCTGGAGTGGAAAACAGTGAGATCTACGACTACCTTAGACAGGGCAACCGCCTCAAGCAGCCCCCTAGCTGCCTGGACACCAT ctactcCCTGATGTTCTCCTGCTGGCTACTGAGTCCTAAGGACCGCCCGGGGTTCCCCTCCCTGCGCTGTGACCTGGAGAAAGCACTGGAGGAGATGCCCGAGCAGGAGGAGGCTGATGACCTGCTCTACGTCAACATGGAGGAGCCCTCAGGCTCTCTGTCGGGGGCCGTGGGGGGCTGGGAGCCTTTTGGACTGCCTCACCCGTCCTACCAGAAGAACATGGGCCCTCTGGAAACCGCCCAGGTGCATCATCATCATGCTGATCGCTATGTACTCTGCCCTCAGCGCGAGGCCCAGCCCTATCTCAATGACTCTATTGACAGCCTGAGCTGGATGGCCTCCTCATCAAGCCCCACCCTGCAGCTCCaggcctcctgctcctcctcccccacctcctctctattGCTGGACGGGCAGgacaacagggaaggagaaggaTGGGACCGGAGGGTCTTCAGGAAGTGA